AACGCAGCAATTTCCTTTTCGGTTCTTCCTTTGGTTATGAATTTCCCTGTTTCATCGAAGATTTCGAGGGTAATCCTTACTGCTTCTTTCATGATTTTAAGTTCTTTTTCCGATTTTCTGCCTCTGAGCGAGGAGACTATATCTTCAGAAGAAACAAGTCTTTCTCCGTACGGAGTGCCGGCAAAATGGTCGAGGAGAACATGATAGAGACCGAGGGTGAGTCCGTCGGCAAGGTTCATGCTTTTCGAGAAGTTAATTGCGATTTTTTGCGGATCGACAGATTTAACAAACTCGAGAAGCGGTTCTCTGATCGATTTAACATATCCCGTAATATCTTCAAATGTCCCCATGTCTTTGAGGTTTTGAATATCGAGTGACCCGAGTATCGCTTTTCTGTGCCCGTGCTTTGTAAGAATAAATGCCGACTGCCAGGTAACATTCACTCCTGCAATGGTATCCAGCACCGGATCGTGGATCGAGGCACTCTCGCGAACGAAGGTCAGCCACATGTCAATGTCTTTTTCCTTCAGGATATCAATCGCCTGGAGCTGTTTTTCTAAAATTATGTCTTTCATCTTTATTGTCTCCGGTTATATGTTTAAGTCGTGCTCCAACAGAGAAGCGGCGTGCTGCCGCAAATTCCGTCAAATGAGCACATCAAAATCTTCTAATTGTCGTAATATTTTTCGTATGCTTCTATAATATCTTTAACGAGGCGGTGCCTTACGACATCAGCCTTCTCAAAGAATGAAAATCCGACACCTTCGATACCGCTCAATATTTCCTGAGCCTTAACGAGTCCGCTGACTGTTTTTACAGGCAAATCGATCTGTGTTATATCACCTGTAATAATGGCTTTCGACTCTGTACCGAGACGGGTGAGGAACATTTTCATCTGCACATCGGTAGTGTTCTGGGCTTCATCGAGAATGACAAAAGCACGGTTGAGGGTTCTTCCACGCATGTAGGCGAGGGGAATTATTTCAATAATCCCTTTTTCAAGGTAGGCTTTTACCCTTTCTGAAGGGAGCATATCCTCAAGTGCATCGTAGAGAGGACGGAGGTACGGATCGATTTTCTCTCTGAGATCACCCGGAAGATAACCGAGTTTTTCGCCTGCCTCAACTGCGGGACGGGTGAGAATTATCTTTTTTACGAGATTCTTCTTCAACGCGGCAACTGCCAAAGCGACAGCCATATATGTTTTTCCTGTACCTGCGGGA
The sequence above is a segment of the Bacteroidota bacterium genome. Coding sequences within it:
- a CDS encoding PhoH family protein; this translates as MSEFEKKISLEGVDLQKLLGPNDIHLEILEEHFHSAIIVRGDQLILKGIQNEVEKIEKIIKEMIYAINTSGRLKEQDVRLILELTRNGKQAKGEEDFDKIILYTKDDVIKARTPGQLVYLKTALTNDICFAIGPAGTGKTYMAVALAVAALKKNLVKKIILTRPAVEAGEKLGYLPGDLREKIDPYLRPLYDALEDMLPSERVKAYLEKGIIEIIPLAYMRGRTLNRAFVILDEAQNTTDVQMKMFLTRLGTESKAIITGDITQIDLPVKTVSGLVKAQEILSGIEGVGFSFFEKADVVRHRLVKDIIEAYEKYYDN